Proteins from one Panicum virgatum strain AP13 chromosome 7K, P.virgatum_v5, whole genome shotgun sequence genomic window:
- the LOC120643054 gene encoding heavy metal-associated isoprenylated plant protein 47-like, which produces MSKPQKIVIKLGMPSAKNRKEAMALAAKVHGVSSVAITGGDKDQLEVVGAGVDAASLVSRLRKKVLRRADILLVEEAKDKKKPEEPPQWWWPGYYYAQHRPPPMPVAVCEEPAMAGCHIM; this is translated from the exons ATGTCGAAGCCG CAAAAGATCGTGATCAAGCTGGGCATGCCGAGCGCCAAGAACCGGAAGGAAGCCATGGCGCTGGCTGCCAAAGTGCACG GGGTGAGCTCGGTGGCGATCACCGGCGGCGACAAGGACCAGCTGGAGGTCGTCGGCGCGGGCGTCGACGCCGCCAGCCTGGTCAGCCGCCTGCGCAAGAaggtgctccgccgcgccgacaTCCTGCTGGTGGAGGAAGCCAAGGACAAGAAGAAGCCAGAGGAGCCGCCGCAGTGGTGGTGGCCCGGTTACTACTACGCTcagcaccgcccgccgccgatgCCGGTGGCCGTCTGCGAGGAGCCAGCGATGGCCGGTTGCCACATCATGTGA